The proteins below come from a single Synechococcus sp. WH 8101 genomic window:
- a CDS encoding Nif11-like leader peptide family natural product precursor, with the protein MSEQQLNAFLAAIKSDAGLQEKINAATDSDAVVAIAHAAGFLISADAIIESYLFPEGLSDSELEGVAGGASHRAMINGRDGCI; encoded by the coding sequence ATGTCAGAGCAGCAACTCAACGCTTTCTTGGCTGCTATCAAGTCTGATGCCGGCCTTCAGGAGAAAATCAATGCAGCAACCGATTCTGATGCTGTGGTTGCGATAGCTCATGCAGCTGGCTTTTTGATTTCTGCTGATGCAATCATAGAATCTTATCTATTCCCGGAGGGCCTTTCAGACTCAGAGCTCGAGGGTGTGGCCGGTGGCGCTAGCCACAGGGCGATGATCAACGGAAGGGATGGATGCATCTGA
- a CDS encoding Nif11-like leader peptide family natural product precursor, with the protein MSEELLKDFLEAVKADAGLQEKLKAAADADAVVAIAKSAGFVISAEELQKTQSDLSDEELEGVAGGMPIYCGKEHNYSIV; encoded by the coding sequence ATGTCAGAAGAGCTACTCAAGGATTTCCTGGAAGCCGTCAAGGCTGATGCAGGGCTTCAGGAGAAGCTGAAGGCTGCTGCAGATGCGGACGCGGTGGTGGCGATTGCCAAGTCAGCAGGTTTTGTGATTTCTGCTGAGGAGCTTCAGAAGACTCAGTCGGACTTGTCGGACGAGGAGTTGGAAGGCGTAGCTGGGGGCATGCCAATATATTGTGGAAAAGAACACAACTATTCGATTGTATAA
- a CDS encoding Nif11-like leader peptide family RiPP precursor, with amino-acid sequence MNSGNTDLQNFLKVIQSDADLRQQVSRLQSFQELGDLARDRGFFLSVDALQQAWNTLSEADLEQVVGGTWFPPGTPVHTNRQVVPNGCL; translated from the coding sequence ATGAACAGCGGCAACACCGATCTGCAGAACTTTTTGAAGGTGATCCAATCGGACGCTGACTTGCGTCAACAGGTGAGTCGTCTCCAATCGTTCCAGGAGCTGGGTGACTTGGCACGAGATAGGGGTTTCTTTCTCTCAGTCGACGCTTTGCAGCAGGCATGGAATACGTTGTCTGAAGCCGATTTAGAGCAAGTTGTTGGTGGCACTTGGTTCCCTCCTGGAACCCCTGTGCATACCAATCGGCAGGTTGTGCCCAATGGATGCCTCTGA
- a CDS encoding Nif11-like leader peptide family natural product precursor, which translates to MTEYQLKSFLNACRDDAGLRERISQAKTAEEAVSIAKAAGFSIEPSELLNVSRGLTDKELESVAGGGDPFGPTFMCDMTKNPCVIGEPGTETIIH; encoded by the coding sequence ATGACCGAGTATCAACTCAAATCCTTCCTTAATGCCTGTCGTGACGATGCAGGCCTTCGAGAGCGAATTTCGCAGGCCAAGACGGCTGAGGAAGCTGTGTCGATCGCCAAGGCGGCGGGATTTTCAATTGAGCCCTCTGAATTGCTGAACGTCTCTCGTGGGCTGACCGATAAAGAACTCGAGAGTGTTGCAGGCGGCGGCGATCCATTTGGCCCAACTTTTATGTGCGATATGACGAAGAACCCTTGCGTCATTGGCGAGCCCGGAACAGAGACCATTATTCATTGA
- a CDS encoding Nif11-like leader peptide family RiPP precursor, whose translation MSDEQLKVFLEAVKADAGLQEKLKAATDVDAVVAIAKAAGFAISADELKRAQAEVSEEELEGVAGGQGRSGGATMGPLCKMPSLFCTYIMCL comes from the coding sequence ATGTCAGATGAGCAACTCAAGGTATTCTTGGAAGCCGTCAAGGCTGATGCGGGTCTTCAGGAGAAGCTAAAAGCGGCAACAGACGTTGATGCCGTAGTGGCGATTGCTAAGGCAGCGGGCTTTGCGATTTCTGCTGATGAGTTGAAGAGGGCTCAGGCAGAGGTTTCAGAAGAAGAGCTGGAAGGTGTGGCTGGGGGTCAGGGCAGATCTGGAGGAGCTACTATGGGCCCACTCTGTAAAATGCCCTCTCTGTTTTGCAC
- a CDS encoding type 2 lanthipeptide synthetase LanM family protein has protein sequence MAWTQQWLELIAPDEPHKLERRLAWDQWANSNAFAEWLSAPPQIETNQSKAWQEALTHCQGWLQCAWDQPLQPVQASEQRPFVDLWLPVRDGAAAELRAALERSAGLDRIGPNVVDQLADSLLNRLCAIGEQVLWDQFNTGRTPGAMLLAHLGSAGDGEGPPVRELYTRFITTHRRDGLQSLLTTFPVLGRFIGTVVALWHQGSLEMLERIQQDRSILAEHCSIPRDWCLQAVQQGLSDPHRGGRAVAILSFTSPDRSNSHRLVYKPKDMGVDAAYQALIKDLNANSELPPLRSLVVQTCDGYGYMEYVSHTLCTNAEELERFYRNAGRLTALLHLLGCTDCHHENLIASGDQLVLIDTETLLEADLPDHIQAAAEAAEHQEPSGLQQRFRGSVLRSGLLPQWLFMGQAKQAIDISALGIAPPAKEEITMAGWLGINSDGMMPGRINRAAECPTSLPVGFGHSNPLSDHLEPFCAGFRLQAQELLQLRERWLSPDSPLDRFEGLPRRIVLRATRVYFALQRQQLEASALRTEEAQALRLEQLGRSFLLAESKPLHWPVFAAEREQMQRLDIPFFTHPIDRDGLELDEKGSLLPGFIETSGLASARKRLRAFNAAEIDFQERLIRGAVQARILKQRQQVSPSEGINQQEAPPHPAPAITAVEAATTIAQTLLDLAIRDPQGQIEWLGMDLGADGESFSFGPVGLSLYGGSIGIACLLKRLQALGTAPAKVEAIQAAILKPLHDLVGQAHGDGLRRWWRDQPLGLSGCGGILLALLEIGETELAAQLLKGAQPRFIEADQQWDVIGGCAGLIGPLLQLRSTASIELAVLAGDRLLQAQDANGSWRLSTRHSGLLGFSHGTAGYSAALARLHQATDEERFLRAARQAVSHERGHFHADVGNWPDFRGQQTSAEGPSYMVSWCHGAPGIALGRACLWGTELWDDQCAEELSIALETTASIKQIRMDHLCCGSLGLMVLLRDLAQGPWPLSERVQQLALAQARQIQEQALDRCQGTEPQLRCFGTQEGNLVLPGFFTGLSGMALALLDDRDSQCAINTLLSAGLLKK, from the coding sequence ATGGCCTGGACCCAACAGTGGCTTGAGCTCATCGCTCCAGACGAGCCCCACAAGCTCGAGCGACGCCTCGCCTGGGACCAGTGGGCTAACAGCAACGCCTTTGCGGAGTGGCTCTCGGCTCCACCGCAGATCGAAACCAACCAATCCAAAGCCTGGCAAGAGGCCCTGACCCATTGCCAGGGATGGCTTCAATGCGCCTGGGATCAGCCCCTCCAGCCGGTGCAGGCCAGCGAACAGCGGCCCTTTGTCGACCTTTGGCTGCCAGTTCGGGATGGCGCCGCAGCAGAGCTGCGTGCAGCGCTTGAGCGCAGCGCTGGGCTTGATCGCATCGGCCCCAACGTGGTCGATCAACTGGCCGACTCCCTGCTGAATCGGCTCTGCGCCATCGGCGAGCAGGTGCTCTGGGATCAGTTCAACACGGGCCGCACTCCTGGAGCGATGCTGCTCGCCCATCTGGGGTCTGCAGGTGATGGAGAAGGGCCGCCGGTGCGAGAGCTCTACACCCGCTTCATCACAACGCACCGGCGCGATGGCTTGCAGAGCCTGCTCACCACCTTCCCCGTGTTGGGGCGCTTCATCGGCACGGTGGTGGCCCTCTGGCATCAGGGCAGCCTGGAGATGCTGGAGAGGATCCAACAGGATCGCTCCATCCTGGCCGAGCATTGTTCGATCCCTCGCGATTGGTGCCTGCAGGCGGTGCAGCAGGGCCTCAGTGATCCCCACCGCGGTGGTCGCGCTGTGGCCATCCTCAGCTTCACATCACCGGATCGCAGCAACAGCCATCGGTTGGTCTACAAACCCAAAGACATGGGAGTGGATGCGGCTTACCAGGCCCTGATTAAGGACCTCAATGCCAACTCCGAGCTGCCTCCCCTGCGCAGCCTCGTGGTGCAGACCTGCGATGGCTATGGCTACATGGAGTATGTGTCCCACACCCTCTGCACCAACGCTGAGGAGCTGGAGCGCTTCTACCGCAACGCCGGCCGACTCACCGCCCTGCTGCACCTGCTCGGCTGTACCGATTGTCACCATGAAAATCTGATCGCCAGCGGTGATCAGTTGGTGTTGATCGACACGGAGACCCTGCTGGAAGCTGACCTTCCCGATCACATCCAGGCGGCTGCTGAGGCAGCAGAACACCAGGAGCCCTCAGGCCTGCAGCAGCGCTTTCGGGGCTCCGTGCTCAGATCCGGTCTGCTGCCCCAGTGGTTGTTCATGGGCCAGGCCAAACAGGCCATCGACATCAGTGCCCTTGGCATCGCACCTCCCGCCAAAGAGGAGATCACGATGGCCGGCTGGCTTGGGATCAACAGCGACGGCATGATGCCCGGCCGGATCAACCGAGCGGCCGAATGCCCCACCAGCCTGCCGGTGGGCTTTGGCCACAGCAATCCGTTGTCCGACCATCTGGAGCCGTTCTGCGCCGGTTTTCGGCTCCAGGCTCAAGAGTTGCTGCAGCTGCGCGAGCGTTGGTTGAGCCCAGACAGTCCGCTGGATCGTTTTGAGGGCCTGCCGCGCCGGATCGTGTTGCGGGCCACGCGGGTGTATTTCGCCCTGCAGCGGCAACAACTCGAAGCCTCAGCCTTACGGACAGAAGAGGCCCAGGCCCTGCGCCTCGAGCAACTGGGCCGCAGCTTTCTTTTAGCCGAGAGCAAACCGCTGCACTGGCCAGTGTTTGCCGCCGAGCGCGAGCAAATGCAACGGCTGGATATTCCATTCTTCACGCATCCGATCGATCGCGATGGCCTGGAACTCGACGAGAAAGGCTCGCTGCTGCCGGGGTTCATCGAAACCAGTGGCCTGGCCTCCGCACGCAAGCGGCTCAGGGCCTTCAATGCAGCCGAAATCGACTTTCAGGAGCGCTTGATTCGTGGTGCCGTGCAGGCCCGCATTCTCAAGCAACGGCAACAGGTCAGTCCATCGGAAGGCATCAATCAACAAGAAGCCCCCCCCCATCCGGCTCCTGCGATCACAGCGGTTGAGGCTGCCACCACCATCGCCCAGACGCTCCTAGATCTTGCGATCCGAGATCCACAGGGGCAGATCGAGTGGTTGGGAATGGATCTCGGTGCCGATGGTGAGAGTTTTTCGTTTGGGCCGGTCGGTCTCTCGCTCTACGGCGGTTCGATCGGCATCGCTTGCCTGTTGAAGCGGCTCCAAGCCCTCGGCACCGCGCCAGCCAAAGTGGAGGCGATCCAAGCGGCGATCCTCAAACCACTGCATGACCTTGTGGGTCAAGCCCATGGCGATGGGCTGAGGCGCTGGTGGCGCGACCAACCCCTGGGCCTGAGTGGCTGCGGCGGCATTCTTCTGGCACTACTCGAGATCGGGGAAACCGAGTTGGCCGCCCAACTCCTGAAAGGAGCCCAGCCCCGCTTCATCGAGGCCGATCAGCAATGGGATGTGATCGGCGGCTGCGCAGGTCTGATCGGACCCTTACTGCAGCTCCGATCCACAGCATCGATTGAACTGGCTGTTTTGGCTGGCGATCGGTTATTGCAAGCCCAGGATGCCAATGGCAGCTGGCGACTGTCGACGCGCCACTCCGGACTGCTGGGGTTCTCCCACGGCACTGCGGGCTATTCCGCCGCCCTGGCGCGGCTCCATCAGGCCACAGACGAGGAGCGCTTTCTAAGGGCAGCACGCCAAGCCGTATCCCATGAGCGAGGCCATTTCCACGCCGATGTCGGCAACTGGCCCGATTTTCGCGGCCAACAGACATCTGCGGAAGGACCCTCTTACATGGTGAGCTGGTGCCATGGCGCACCCGGCATTGCTCTCGGCCGCGCCTGTCTCTGGGGCACCGAACTCTGGGATGACCAGTGCGCTGAGGAACTCAGCATCGCTCTTGAAACCACAGCATCGATCAAGCAAATTAGGATGGACCATCTCTGTTGCGGCTCCCTCGGCTTGATGGTGCTGCTGCGCGATCTGGCCCAAGGGCCCTGGCCGCTGAGCGAACGCGTCCAACAGCTGGCGTTGGCCCAAGCCAGGCAGATCCAGGAGCAGGCGCTGGATCGATGCCAAGGCACGGAACCACAGCTGCGCTGCTTTGGCACCCAGGAAGGCAACCTGGTCTTGCCAGGCTTCTTCACAGGATTGAGCGGGATGGCCTTGGCGTTGCTGGATGATCGCGACTCACAATGTGCAATTAACACACTCTTGAGCGCCGGCCTACTGAAAAAGTAA
- a CDS encoding multidrug efflux SMR transporter, protein MESEPQIQPHAKRRWGALIELFLAIAAEQIGTSAMKASNGFTQLPLTVLALAGYALSMLWFGRSMRVLPMGFAYALWVGIGMVVASISGIVLFSEVLTPSVVIGLIFVFAGILVLNSSQQEAV, encoded by the coding sequence ATGGAAAGCGAGCCACAGATCCAGCCGCATGCGAAGCGCCGTTGGGGTGCATTAATCGAATTGTTTCTAGCAATCGCAGCGGAGCAGATCGGCACCTCAGCGATGAAGGCATCGAATGGCTTCACGCAATTGCCACTCACCGTGTTGGCTCTTGCAGGCTACGCCCTGTCCATGCTGTGGTTCGGGAGAAGCATGCGTGTGCTGCCCATGGGATTCGCCTATGCCCTTTGGGTTGGTATCGGCATGGTGGTAGCAAGTATTTCGGGGATTGTTCTTTTTTCAGAGGTCTTAACACCTTCTGTGGTCATTGGCTTGATATTCGTTTTTGCAGGAATTCTTGTTTTAAACTCAAGCCAACAGGAGGCCGTCTGA
- a CDS encoding aromatic ring-hydroxylating dioxygenase subunit alpha has translation MTSANTWNRDGLPAWSYRSASLLDAEKEKVFLNHWHVVGHVNDLKQPGDWLSFDLLGERALVMRGQDGVIRSFHNTCRHRGSRLVEGDQGHCRGAIMCPFHAWVYTLEGDLKKVSQPEKFPDLDSNTWALKPLELEIWRGFLFLRFEPGPQSSIAEMMARHEDELSVYPLESLEPTDGLYTSPITPVNWKAMVDVDNECYHCPTAHPGLTDLYGRRYEEGPWINGTHRIRGPFNENPSRRELNQRYRELVEQHPDPFRSIPQAWLYIGLFPVSVLVFYPESAGFYRSIPLDVQTSVMTGATYKYDGESESMTFARKTSTAIDAEVMLEDKHVCELHYQATASKYWDHGLLGDSEKALREHHDMLRQLIPELNNPKSPGDSWH, from the coding sequence ATGACATCAGCAAACACCTGGAATCGCGACGGACTCCCGGCCTGGAGCTACCGAAGCGCATCGCTACTGGACGCGGAGAAAGAGAAGGTTTTTCTTAATCATTGGCATGTCGTCGGTCACGTCAACGATCTCAAGCAGCCTGGAGACTGGCTCAGCTTTGACCTGTTGGGTGAACGAGCCCTGGTGATGCGGGGGCAGGACGGCGTGATTCGCTCATTTCACAACACCTGCCGGCATCGCGGCTCAAGGCTGGTGGAAGGGGATCAGGGGCATTGTCGTGGCGCCATCATGTGTCCATTCCATGCCTGGGTTTACACATTGGAAGGAGATCTTAAGAAAGTCTCCCAGCCAGAAAAATTCCCTGACCTGGACAGCAACACCTGGGCGCTGAAGCCCTTGGAGTTGGAGATTTGGCGAGGCTTCCTCTTTCTGCGCTTTGAACCTGGCCCGCAGAGCTCGATCGCTGAAATGATGGCGCGTCATGAGGACGAGCTCAGTGTTTACCCGCTGGAATCACTCGAACCAACGGATGGCCTCTACACCAGCCCGATCACACCGGTGAACTGGAAAGCAATGGTGGATGTGGACAACGAGTGCTACCACTGCCCCACTGCCCATCCTGGCCTCACTGATCTCTATGGACGCCGCTACGAGGAAGGCCCATGGATTAATGGAACGCATCGAATCCGAGGTCCCTTCAACGAGAACCCATCGAGGCGAGAGTTGAATCAGCGCTATCGAGAGCTGGTGGAACAACATCCGGACCCCTTCCGTTCCATTCCACAAGCCTGGCTTTACATTGGGCTATTTCCAGTTTCAGTCCTCGTCTTTTATCCCGAATCAGCAGGCTTCTACCGCTCCATTCCGCTCGACGTGCAGACCTCGGTGATGACGGGAGCGACTTACAAGTACGACGGAGAAAGCGAGAGCATGACATTCGCTAGAAAAACATCCACAGCCATTGACGCGGAGGTGATGTTGGAGGACAAACATGTCTGCGAGCTTCACTATCAAGCTACTGCCTCAAAATACTGGGATCATGGGCTGCTCGGGGATTCTGAAAAAGCGTTGCGAGAACACCACGACATGCTCAGACAACTCATCCCTGAGCTGAACAACCCCAAATCACCTGGCGACTCCTGGCATTGA
- a CDS encoding Nif11-like leader peptide family natural product precursor, translating to MSEEQLKAFLEAVKADAGLQEKLKAAENVDAVVVIAKAAGFVISAEDLKRAQAEISDEELEGVAGGGAFDWLACSKGGRRID from the coding sequence ATGTCAGAAGAGCAACTCAAGGCTTTCCTGGAAGCCGTCAAGGCTGATGCGGGTCTTCAAGAAAAGCTGAAGGCAGCAGAAAATGTGGATGCTGTGGTGGTGATTGCCAAGGCTGCGGGCTTTGTGATTTCTGCTGAAGATTTGAAGAGAGCTCAGGCAGAGATTTCCGATGAGGAGCTGGAAGGCGTGGCTGGTGGTGGTGCCTTCGATTGGCTGGCCTGTTCTAAAGGAGGCAGGCGAATAGATTGA
- a CDS encoding Nif11-like leader peptide family natural product precursor: protein MVVVAMGVAAVAWLSRHPADIRLKWAILELITLRPLKAMSEEQLKAFLEAVKADAGLQEKLKTATDADADAVVAIAMAAGFVFTAEDLKKPQAGVTEEELEGVAGGCNAFMTGMADYIYSVFHPGQGNGQPCSH, encoded by the coding sequence ATGGTCGTGGTGGCTATGGGAGTGGCTGCTGTTGCCTGGTTGTCACGCCATCCTGCTGACATCAGGCTGAAGTGGGCGATACTGGAACTCATTACACTTCGCCCACTCAAAGCAATGTCAGAAGAGCAACTCAAAGCCTTCCTGGAAGCGGTCAAGGCTGATGCAGGTCTTCAGGAGAAGCTGAAGACGGCTACTGATGCTGATGCTGATGCTGTGGTGGCGATTGCGATGGCTGCGGGCTTTGTGTTTACTGCTGAAGATCTGAAGAAGCCTCAGGCAGGGGTTACAGAGGAGGAGCTGGAAGGCGTGGCTGGTGGTTGCAATGCTTTCATGACTGGGATGGCCGATTACATTTACAGTGTGTTTCACCCCGGCCAAGGAAATGGACAACCTTGTAGTCATTGA
- a CDS encoding Nif11-like leader peptide family RiPP precursor — protein sequence MSEEQLKAFLGVVKADAALQEKLKTAADADAVVAIAKAAGFVISVEGLKSSLEVSEEELEGVAGGGWDWKKVLFGITNQYYANCRQTGHSC from the coding sequence ATGTCAGAAGAGCAACTCAAAGCCTTCCTGGGTGTCGTCAAGGCTGATGCGGCACTTCAGGAGAAGTTAAAGACGGCTGCGGATGCTGATGCCGTGGTGGCGATTGCCAAGGCTGCGGGCTTTGTAATTTCTGTTGAGGGGCTTAAAAGCTCTCTGGAGGTTTCAGAGGAGGAGTTAGAAGGAGTGGCTGGTGGAGGATGGGATTGGAAAAAGGTCTTATTTGGTATTACCAATCAGTACTACGCAAATTGTAGACAAACAGGACATAGTTGTTGA
- a CDS encoding Nif11-like leader peptide family natural product precursor, whose protein sequence is MSEEQLKAFMVSVKADACLQDKLKMAEDADAVVAIAKAAGFVISAEELKKAQAQLSDEELEGVAGGMNGILPRNVK, encoded by the coding sequence ATGTCAGAAGAGCAACTCAAGGCCTTTATGGTGTCTGTCAAGGCTGATGCTTGTCTCCAGGATAAGCTCAAGATGGCTGAAGATGCTGATGCCGTTGTGGCGATTGCCAAGGCTGCAGGCTTTGTGATTTCCGCTGAGGAGCTGAAGAAGGCTCAAGCACAGCTTTCAGATGAGGAGTTGGAAGGCGTAGCTGGGGGCATGAATGGCATACTACCCAGGAACGTGAAATAA
- a CDS encoding multidrug efflux SMR transporter, which translates to MLIGYAVLIAAILFENLGTAALKGSNGFKRPVLGSVAVLGYILSFAFMGQALARLPLAIAYSIWSGLGMSVVTLTGILVYKEKFGWKVALGLLLIFSGVVISNYPGLVESMPGVAR; encoded by the coding sequence ATGTTAATTGGCTACGCCGTTCTGATTGCCGCCATTCTTTTTGAGAATCTTGGCACGGCCGCATTAAAGGGTTCCAATGGATTCAAGAGACCAGTGCTGGGTTCAGTTGCGGTCTTGGGATACATCCTGTCGTTCGCTTTTATGGGGCAGGCCTTGGCAAGGCTACCCCTTGCCATTGCCTATTCCATTTGGTCTGGCCTCGGCATGTCTGTTGTGACCCTGACGGGAATTCTCGTTTACAAAGAGAAATTTGGATGGAAAGTTGCTCTTGGCTTGCTTCTCATCTTTTCGGGTGTCGTGATCTCAAACTATCCGGGCTTGGTGGAGTCAATGCCAGGAGTCGCCAGGTGA
- a CDS encoding ATP-binding cassette domain-containing protein — translation MDRQHPQPAAEQALLAAQSLESALLFEEAPNDDQDASLRLLGFCLAELGRRHQPLEPLPGASIEALLNHNDIHHRRVEVPRHPQGDEVPLMVVIPQGGTTPCALYRRGRTNWLYDPVKQTHQPATDATAFEDTGFEIYLSLPERVPGPLAVLRFAFGTEFAALLALIITSAVVMGFNLSIPMLTNLLVSRILPQNDQELLFQGLAVVVLIVIGSVATQYLQNLMMLRLESVADLRLQSAVWDRVMRLPMSFVSRYTTGDLASRVSSISQLRQLMGNGVLSTLLSSLFAVSYFVLMFVYDSHLALWASAFTLVAVICLLWITWRSIQLQMPLLESGAEITNFSLQAVMGMPQIRSAGAEPFVLLRWLREVNRYALLQLRSSVYSDAIEQYGTLVSPLASLFLFAVVAYRVLNSPTSFELNQTVVAFISFNAAFGSFNGSVTGAVNLIANVAGRAAVLWQRAEPVMYADVEPGYQADAVHHQLKGEFRLRRIAYEFPGSSESLFQNLSFSIPAGQHTAITGPSGCGKTTLVRMLLGFITPMGGELLVDGIPLSQLAIRAYRRQLGVVMQTARLNAGSIYDVICGGVQRTEQEVWEALERAAVADEVRAMPMQLETLLSDSGGNVSGGQVQRIAIARALITQPKVLIMDEATSALDNRSQLAITETINALGITRISIAHRLATIQQADQIVILERGCPAESGQWDELKNHGYLQRMLASH, via the coding sequence ATGGACCGTCAACATCCACAACCTGCTGCTGAGCAGGCCTTGCTGGCTGCGCAGTCGCTGGAATCGGCTCTGTTGTTTGAGGAAGCTCCCAACGATGATCAAGACGCTTCCCTGCGTCTGTTGGGTTTCTGCCTCGCCGAGCTCGGCCGTCGGCATCAGCCTTTGGAGCCACTGCCGGGTGCTTCGATTGAGGCGCTGTTAAATCACAACGACATTCATCATCGCCGCGTCGAGGTGCCTCGTCATCCACAAGGTGATGAGGTTCCCTTGATGGTCGTGATTCCCCAAGGGGGCACCACCCCTTGTGCTCTTTATCGGCGCGGTCGCACTAATTGGCTTTACGACCCCGTCAAACAAACGCACCAGCCCGCTACGGATGCCACGGCGTTTGAAGATACGGGCTTTGAAATTTACCTTTCCTTACCGGAGCGTGTCCCTGGTCCCCTGGCGGTGTTGCGCTTTGCTTTCGGCACGGAATTCGCAGCCTTGCTGGCGTTGATCATCACGTCAGCTGTGGTGATGGGATTCAATCTGTCGATCCCGATGCTGACCAATCTTCTTGTGAGTCGCATCCTGCCGCAAAACGATCAGGAGTTGCTTTTTCAGGGGCTCGCCGTGGTGGTGTTGATCGTGATCGGTTCGGTCGCCACCCAATATCTCCAGAATTTGATGATGCTGCGGCTGGAGAGTGTGGCCGATCTCCGCTTGCAATCGGCCGTTTGGGATCGGGTGATGCGCCTTCCGATGAGTTTTGTCAGCCGCTATACCACTGGTGATCTTGCTTCTCGCGTCAGCTCCATCAGCCAGTTGCGCCAGTTGATGGGTAATGGTGTGCTCTCCACGTTGCTGTCGAGCTTGTTCGCGGTCAGCTATTTCGTGTTGATGTTCGTCTACGACAGTCATCTGGCCCTCTGGGCCAGTGCCTTCACGTTGGTGGCCGTGATCTGCCTGCTTTGGATCACCTGGCGCTCGATTCAGCTGCAGATGCCCTTGCTCGAGAGTGGAGCAGAAATCACCAATTTTTCTCTCCAAGCCGTGATGGGCATGCCCCAGATACGCAGTGCCGGTGCGGAACCGTTTGTGCTGTTGCGATGGTTGCGTGAGGTGAATCGCTATGCCCTCCTGCAATTACGCAGCAGCGTGTATAGCGATGCGATTGAGCAATACGGCACGCTTGTCTCGCCTCTGGCCAGCTTGTTTTTGTTTGCTGTAGTGGCTTATCGGGTTCTCAACAGCCCGACCAGCTTTGAATTAAATCAAACGGTGGTGGCTTTTATTTCCTTCAATGCTGCCTTCGGTAGCTTCAATGGTTCGGTGACCGGTGCGGTCAACCTCATTGCCAACGTTGCTGGGCGCGCTGCTGTGCTGTGGCAGCGGGCTGAACCGGTGATGTACGCCGACGTGGAGCCTGGCTATCAAGCCGATGCGGTGCACCATCAATTGAAGGGTGAGTTTCGTTTGCGCCGCATTGCCTATGAGTTTCCGGGCAGCAGTGAATCTCTTTTTCAGAATTTGTCGTTCTCGATCCCGGCGGGTCAACACACGGCGATCACCGGCCCGAGTGGGTGCGGTAAAACCACACTGGTGCGAATGTTGCTGGGCTTCATCACACCGATGGGAGGTGAATTATTGGTAGATGGTATTCCCCTGAGTCAGCTGGCGATTCGCGCCTATCGCCGTCAGCTTGGTGTGGTGATGCAGACCGCACGCCTGAATGCTGGCTCGATTTACGATGTGATCTGCGGTGGCGTGCAACGCACTGAGCAGGAGGTCTGGGAAGCCCTTGAAAGGGCTGCAGTGGCCGACGAAGTGCGTGCGATGCCCATGCAGTTGGAGACCCTGCTCAGCGATTCCGGCGGCAACGTGTCGGGTGGCCAGGTGCAGCGCATTGCGATCGCCCGTGCTCTGATCACCCAACCGAAGGTGTTGATCATGGATGAAGCCACCAGCGCCCTTGATAATCGATCTCAGCTGGCGATCACTGAAACGATCAACGCCCTTGGCATTACGCGGATTTCCATCGCTCATCGACTGGCGACTATTCAACAGGCGGATCAGATTGTGATCCTCGAGCGCGGCTGCCCTGCGGAATCAGGCCAGTGGGATGAACTAAAGAACCATGGTTACCTTCAGCGCATGTTGGCCAGTCATTGA